In the Juglans microcarpa x Juglans regia isolate MS1-56 chromosome 6D, Jm3101_v1.0, whole genome shotgun sequence genome, one interval contains:
- the LOC121235174 gene encoding ACT domain-containing protein ACR8-like, with the protein MEWPACVDEYEKLVIRMNTPRVVIDNAVCPTATLVTVDSARRHGILLEAVQVLTDLNLSIKKAYISSDGRWFMDVFHVTDQDGNKLTDESVISYIEQSMGTIHYGRTNDYNGLTALELTGTDRVGLLSEVFAVLADLQCNVVEAKVWTHNGRIASLIYAKDCDSGCPIEDTQKIDRIEARLRNVLKGDNDIRSARTSVSMAVTHTERRLHQMMFADRDYERKPVLNQGSDSTVVTVQNWAERGYSVVNVQCKDRSKLLFDIVCTLTDMEYVVFHATVNAAGDAAYLEFYIRHTDGTPISSEPERQRVIQCLKAAVERRGSQGVRLELFAADRRGLLADVTRTFRENGLNVTRAEISTQSDMALNFFYVTDAIGNTADPKLIEAVRHRIGLSNLKIKELPLLCHEKLEREEQAVGVGGAVLLSLGSLVRRNLYNLGLIRSYS; encoded by the exons ATGGAGTGGCCCGCTTGTGTGGACGAATACGAGAAGCTTGTCATCCGGATGAACACTCCCAG GGTCGTGATCGACAATGCCGTCTGCCCAACTGCGACTTTGGTCACG GTTGACAGCGCTAGAAGACATGGAATTTTACTAGAGGCCGTGCAGGTTCTCACCGATCTGAACCTTTCCATAAAGAAAGCTTACATATCTTCGGATGGAAGGTGGTTCATGGATG TTTTCCATGTGACTGATCAAGACGGAAACAAACTGACGGACGAGAGCGTTATCAGCTACATCGAGCAG TCCATGGGCACCATTCACTACGGTCGAACCAACGACTATAACGGCCTAACCGCTCTGGAGTTAACCGGAACCGACCGGGTGGGTCTTCTTTCCGAGGTATTTGCAGTGCTTGCCGACCTTCAATGCAACGTAGTGGAGGCCAAGGTTTGGACCCACAATGGCCGAATCGCATCACTGATATACGCAAAGGACTGCGACTCGGGGTGCCCGATCGAGGACACGCAAAAGATAGACCGAATCGAAGCACGTTTAAGGAACGTGCTCAAAGGCGACAACGACATTCGGAGTGCCAGGACTTCTGTCTCTATGGCAGTCACACACACAGAGAGGAGGCTACATCAGATGATGTTCGCGGACCGTGATTACGAGAGGAAGCCGGTTTTGAATCAGGGTTCTGATTCCACGGTTGTAACGGTTCAGAATTGGGCCGAGAGGGGTTATTCCGTGGTGAATGTTCAGTGCAAGGACCGGTCCAAGCTGCTGTTCGATATTGTTTGTACGCTCACGGACATGGAGTACGTTGTTTTTCATGCCACTGTCAACGCTGCTGGAGACGCAGCGTATCTG gAATTTTATATTAGGCACACAGATGGGACCCCGATTAGTTCTGAACCAGAAAGGCAACGTGTAATCCAGTGTCTAAAAGCTGCCGTTGAAAGAAGAGGTTCTCAG GGTGTGAGGCTGGAATTATTTGCGGCGGACAGGCGGGGGCTGTTGGCCGATGTAACTAGAACGTTCCGAGAGAATGGGCTTAATGTGACAAGAGCCGAGATATCAACGCAGAGCGACATGGCTCTCAACTTCTTTTATGTAACGGATGCGATTGGGAACACTGCAGACCCAAAACTGATCGAAGCTGTAAGGCATAGAATCGGATTGAGTAACTTGAAAATCAAGGAATTGCCATTACTTTGTCACGAAAAGTTGGAGAGGGAAGAGCAAGCTGTTGGGGTCGGTGGGGCCGTGTTGTTGTCACTTGGGAGCTTAGTGAGAAGGAATCTGTACAACTTGGGATTGATCAGATCATATTCTTAA